The Cycloclasticus sp. genomic sequence TCAATGTAATACGCACTGTGCTTATTAGCCGTGTACGCAGCAGCGAATGATTTACCCCAACCTGGTGGCCCGTAAAAACAGACCATGCCCGGTAAGTGGGTGGGTCTGTTGATGGCCATTTCTAATAGTCTGTTGCATAGAGCAACATTCTTTAATGGCGCTGTTGTGGATGTTGTTTGTAACTCATCAATGTTGACAACGTTTGTTTTTTGCATCAAAATTTCCTCAGCTATTTGCAGATAGCTATCTTTTTATTGCCCACTTCGGTGGGTTCCTTTTTTTACGCATCAAGATCCATGACTCCTTCAAAATCTGCGTAGAAATCTCTCATTGACCTGTATTCGTCACCCTTGGGGTATACACGCCAAAACTTCTCGTCTTTTTCGTTTAATTGTTCACTGGCGCTACGCTGATTATTTAACAGTGCCCAGCGTTCATAACGTTCGTGTGGGCCGTCTTCACGTACATCCACTTCTTTTGTTTCAAAGCTTTTTTGGAAGTCCAAAATATCGGCTTCATCTTGGTTTGATAATTGTGGCTCTGGCACTGGGCGACCAAGTTTTAGGTCGGGCCTTAATGGACGCACGACGGTTGCTGCGGGTGTTTTTGTTTGCTCTATTACGGGTAGTCGATCAGCAACATCGATAATGTTCATTTGTGTTTCTGCCTTAGCGGCTAATTTACTGGCTTTTACAAAGCGTTCACGCTGGCGGTTGAATGATCTTGCTGCTTCTGTGTCGCCAAATCCGGTAGTGGAAATACAAGCGGCATGGCCGATAAATCGGTTATCTAATGTGTAGGCGTAAACGATGCCATGCAGATCTTGTGGATCGAATCGGACGACGATTTTATGACCGACATATTCGAGTAGTTCTAGTGCGCTGTAGCGGTTCTTTGAGATGCCTTTTGCGGAGCCAGCATCTAATGTAAATGAGCCGTCTTTTTTAACTCTGATCGCTTCGGCTGTTAGCATCCATAATCGGCGTTGTTCGGGATTGGCTTTTTGGACGATTGATGTCTCGTATGAGTCATTAAATGCTTGGTCGTATGATTTGATTCCTGCGCACATTTCTGTGCGTCTTTTTTGGCGTGAATTCCACGCTGTTATTTCTTCTTGAAGGGTTGTTAAAAACGTTTCAACTGGCACGGCTGTTTTGCCGTAATTTTCAGGTTTTACCATTGGGTTTTCACCCGTATAAGCCCCTGCAAACTTTGGGTGTTTGTCGACGTATTCACCGATGCCACCGACACCGAATGAGCGTTCAATCGGCTTGGCTTGGCCGTGGCCTTTTCCAGCGATGACTGATGTCCAGTGAATGGTGATTCCAAGTGTTGGGAATAAGCCGAGCGGATCATCTTCTTTGACCTTAAAACGATAACGATTTTTGACCCCACCGGTCATCCATTTGTTAGCCGCTGCTCGGGTGTTATCGATGACGACATGTTCGGGGATTCCGTAGTTATCAACGAGGTCACCAAATGACAATCTAATGCTGTCGGTGTTTTCTGATAAATCGACCCGATATGCCAGTATTTTGCGGCTGTGAATATCCTGCCAGAACCATGTTTTTGGACGTACGGGTTTGTCTTCGCCTGGCCATTTAACGAACACGTTATGTTGGTAGCCATCGCCGTTGATCCATTGCAATGCATGGATGTCTTTTACGGTACGTTCTTGGGCTGGATAAAGTGCGACGAGTGCGCTTTCTCCTTCCCGTTTGAGCACTCTAATTGTGCGAGGTATATCATTAAGGCGACGTTCTAATGTGCGCTGAGCTGGTATTGCCCAGACATGTTCTTCAGCTGCTCTTTTTAGACGCCAAAAACAGGCGCTTGCTGTGGGTTTTTCGGGCCGTAAATAGTCAGCTTTTATGAATTCCCATGCACGTTCATCACAGCTAGCTTTTGATGTTCTACCGACATGCTCAGGGCACAACGCTGGGAGCCAATCTGATGCGTTGTAATGCTTTATACCTGGCTTACCATTTTTGCCGTGATACCAGCCTTGAATTGTTCGCCAGCTGACATTGTTTTGCTCACCCACCGCTTTCATCGCGGCCACTAATGAAACCTTGTTTTTAGTGAGCGTTAAAACGCTTTGCAAGAGTGTGAATCGGCGGTTTGCTTCATCTTTTTGGCTGGCTGGTTTTTTATCGTATCGGCTCCAAAGTGTGTCGCTGTCATAGTTAAAAGGGGTGAGTGACGCTGCTGATTTTTTGTCGCTTGCAGCGTCACTCGTTTGGGAGGATTGTTCACTCCCGTGCATGCCAACCAAAGCTGCTTGTGTTTGTATCGGTAAACTGCCAAGGAAATATTCTTTTCCGCCGCCCTGAGCTTTTCTTGGGCGTGATTCCCAACCTTCTTTGGTGGCTTTTTTGATGATGACGCGTTTGTTTTGTGACATGCCTGGAAGCCCTGCCAATAACGAGGCTGAATACCATTCATTCATAGCTTTCCCCTACCGACGATACGAATATTAAAAAGCCACGATTTAACCCTATTCACAAATAGACGCAGCGGTAGTAATGGGCATTGCTTTACGTGCTTTAAATCAACCTTTTTATTAGCCAAATGTATTTTATGAAGCTGATTGACAGTTACTCTAGGTAAGCTTGAAATATGGTATTCACTACCACCACCACGTGCTTTTCTTGGGCGTGATTTCCAGCCTTCTTTTTTTGCTCTATCAAAAATTACACGCCTGCTAATTGACATGCCTTTCATACCTTCTAAAAACGATGCTGAATACCATTCATTCATCATTTTTCCTCACCTGCGAATAAATCAGGTTGTGCCTGAATGTTTTCACGATGGTAGGCAACCCCGCCCATTAGTTGCGTGAGTGTTTCGGTGGTTTTTTCGAGGTTGTCGCCATCTTGATAATGCGCAATTAAAAGACTCATTGCCTCGGCTGAAACTTTTTGCAATTCAGCCATTCCAACTTCGCTCGCAGCCTTTCCTGTGGGTATATCAATAATCAGTTTGTAATTGCGATATGCGAGATATTGAGTCACATAATCAATGCCGCAAATATGCTCATAAACAGGCACAAGAGTAACGGGCATGCGCCCCGTTGAAAGCCATTTATAAAGCGTTTCTTCCGTCTCCCCCATAAGCTCAGCAATGGCCGGAACAGTTAAACGTTTGAATGCTCTTGCATACTGTTTAGTTAACCTAAGCGCATCGCGTAAATTAGATGGCTGAAGACGTTTCCAAGCTGTTTGTGTTTTTGGAATTTGCATCGCGATATCAGTTCTAAATTGTTTGATTGCGCGTTCCGAAATTCAGCGATAAGCTGAAATCATCACTCACTAAACCAAGGGATAAAAAATGATTCATGTACGTTCTATTGCTCATCACGCTGCCGCTAAGCCCGCTTCTTTTAGTAATGCGGTTGCAGCCGATATCTTTTCTTCACGTGCTTGTTTCTTATCAATTAGGTATTTAGGTTTATCGTCAAAAACATCCCCAACCTCTTTGCCAATTAACAAAGAAACAGCTTTCGCAATGCGCGGACTATCTATTCTACGAGCGCACACACTCATAAGATGCTGGGGGGTACACCCCATCGCTTTAGCTGCGATAGCCCACGTTAGCCCTTTACCTTTTAAAGCTTTGTGTATACCTGAATACGTCATATAATTACCTATTAGCTTATATATTTATAAGTGACATAAATGTTACTTGATAACAAATATATCCCGATTCCAAATAAGAGTAACAGATATATATGTTACTTTGCAAATTGTTTTTGAGGTCACTATGAAAGAAGAAGATAAATATGTTGGTCATAGGTTTTTATTACAGCGAAAACAGCTGAAATTAACGCAGCCAGAAGTAGGTGAGTTATGCGGTGTGACAGGAAAGACGATTGGCTTTTGGGAGAAAGGCAGCCCTATACCTTCAAACCAGCTAACTGTGCTTTTTGAGAATGATTTTGATATCTATTTCATCCTGACAGGGGGTGAATTGCAGTCAGAACTAATGATTTACCCAGAAACAGATGAGGTTACAAATAAGCCTTTAGATTCAATAAGTTGCGATAACAGTCACCCTGATAACTCAAGTTTCACAAAAAGTGACGCTTCACCCCTTGAAGCGTCACCTACCGGAGCAATTAAAGAAGAATTGGTTAAACCCAGCGAAAATCTCTCAATTGATGAATTAGCCGAGCTTGGGAAGCGTTTTTTCGACGCCTGGTCAAATGTTTTTCATACCCACGGCACGGAAATGCAAAGTGCAATAATGTCAGCCCTAAAAGGCGCAGAGATAGCGCACATGATGGTTTCAGAGCAATTCAAGGAAGAAAAAAAGCCGCACAAGAAGCGTAAAGCAACATCCACGCTTACTGATGAATCGAAGAAAGAGTAAAACACAAAAGGTGCTGTGGGAAGAGCACCGCCCCGCATCGTGGTCTAATCGTCAACAGTTGATGGCGAACACCTATGTCGACGATAAATCAATCCATCAACCAGACAAGCGCGTTGATACGGACACGTTAAGAGTTATTGACGATTTACGACAAATGGCTAGAGATCGCGATATCACGGGGTTAGCAGCTATAGCGCTGCGTCCTGATGGTCGCGTGGTTCTATTGGCAAGCGGTAATGCGTATGATGACAATATTCGCGCATCAGGAGCATTGGTAAGATTGCAACAGCTTCTTTCTGAAATAGAAGGGTAAGTAATCGCTATTCATGTGTCGTAAAAAGCCTTTTTCATTAAAATTCATATTTTCGTCGCAAATCTAAAAAAAGCTTAAAAATCACTTAAATACCTCTTAACCCCGCGTTACGCATGCATTGATCCCAAAAAAAACCGATTTTTCCCATATAATCCCGCATCACTATTCATGTGTCTCCTTACACTCTTCTCATGTCTTAATTTCATGTACATACATAAAGCATACAGGGCAACGGACTCATAAATTCCTTTGTCCGCGGCTCAAGTCCGTGCAGGTCCACCATATAAATTAGCCTCAATACTTAACGTTGTTTGTGCTTTTTTATTTTGGTCCTCTTAACCATTAAAGCTAACAAGAAATTATTCAAACCCACTTAAACTAATGCTTGTCACAATCTGCTAGAAACGTAAGCAATTCTTCACGGTATTTATAATAATCGGGGTGCGCAACAAGCTCTTTACGTGTGCGTGGTCTAGGCAAATCAACATTCATTACTTTACCTACTTTTGCGTTAGGCCCATTAGTCATCATAACCACGCGATCCGCTAAAAGAATCGCTTCATCCACATCATGCGTCACCATAATTGCAGTCACTTTTGTACGCGTCCAAACTTCCATTAAAACTTCTTGCAATTCCCATCGTGTAAGAGCATCTAGCATGCCAAAGGGTTCATCTAAGAGCAAAAGCTTTGGTGACAAGGCAAAAGCACGTGCGATGCCAACTCGTTGCTTCATACCATTGGATAGCTCCGCCGCTTTCTTATTGAATGAATCTCCTAAACCGACCTTACTGAGGTAGTATTCAACAATATCATTCCTCTCAGCTTTTGAACCATGTGGATACACACGCTCGACGCCAAGAGCTACATTCTCTTTTGCACTTAACCAAGGGAAGAGGCTTGGTGCTTGAAAAACTACCGCTCTATCTGGGCCAGCTGCATCAACCTCTTTTTTATCAAGTACGATGCCGCCATCGCTAATATCCGTCAAACCTGCAGTCATTGATAAAACCGTCGATTTCCCGCAACCCGAATGTCCAATAATAGAAACAAACTCTCCTTTCTTAATATTAATATTAAAGCCATCAACAACCGTTAAAGGGCCGTTAGGCGTTGGATACACCTTAGTGAGGTTAAAGTATTCTAGGTATTTCTTATCTCCAACACCTTCCTGATAGCTTTTTAAAACCCTGGGTTGAGCGTCTTCAATTAATCCATAATCATTCGCTGTATTGGGTTGCACATTAGGCAGTTGATAAACATTCCCTTTTGAAGCCGATGAATCGTTCATACCCACATTCATTAGATATTGAGTAATATCGCTGCGCAATGCTTTGAATTTCTCATCATGGTTCATCGCTGTTCTATCACGTGGGCGAGGTAAATCAACAATGAATTCTGGGCCAAAAGTTGCGTTTGGTCCGGGGTTCAATGGTATGACCCTATCCGCCATAATGAGACCTTCATCCACATCATTTGTAATAAGCACAACCGTTTTCTTTTCCTGCTCCCAAATACGAATAATTTCATCTTGTAAGTTCGCACGCGTTAACGCATCTAATGCACTGAGAGGCTCATCCAGCAACAAAACGTCAGGACTAGCCGCAAGAGCGCGCGCCACATTTACGCGCTGCCTCATTCCGCCAGAGAGTTCCGAAGGATGACGATGAGTTGCATGAGATAAACCAACCATATCAATATACTTCTCAATACGCTCTTGTCTTTCAACTGCCGAGAGCGTTTTAAAGGCTGAATCTACAGCAAGAGCCACATTGCCAAACACCGTTAGCCAAGGCATTAACGAGTAACTTTGAAAGACAACTCCTCTTTCAGAACTGGGGCCCGTTACTAAATTGCCACCCATGATAATTTCACCCTCATCAGGAGCAATTAAACCGGCAATCGTTGAGATGAGAGTGGTCTTTCCTGACCCTGAAAACCCAACGATAGCAACGAACTCACCCTTTCCAATCTCTAAATTTATGTTACTCAAGACCTCTGATTTATTATTTCCAGTGCCGTACGATTTACTAATGTTTTTAAGTGATAAAAATGACATATTTGTTCCCCCCCTTACATTGCATCGCCGTATGAAAAATACTTTTGCAGTGTCAACATAATACGATCGAGCATAAACCCGATAATACCAATAGTGAACACAGCAACCATGATCTTGCCTAGCGAATGCTGACTACCATTTTGAAATTCATCCCAAACAAATTTTCCTAACCCTGGGTTTTGCGCCAACATTTCTGCAGCAATCAGCACCATCCAACCCACACCTAGAGAGAGGCGTAGGCCAGTAAAAATCATTGGTAACGAACTAGGTAATACAATTTTAGTAACCGTTTTCCACCAGCCAAGCTGCAATACTTTTGAAACGTTCATTAAATCCTTGTCTATCGTTGCTACACCAACAGCTGTATTAATGAGTGTTGGCCACAGCGAACATAAAGTAACCGTAATCGCTGAAACAAGAAATGACTTGCTAAAGGAGGCATCATCACCAGAGGTATACAAAGCACTGACAATTAAGGTGACAATCGGTAGCCACGCTAAGGGGGAGACAGGCTTAAATATTTGGATGATAGGGTTTATAGCGGAGTTAAAGGCGGGGCTTAAGCCGCAAATAACACCTAAAGGAATAGCGACAATGGAGGCTAATACGAAACCCGCAAATACGGTAACAAGGCTTGTCACTATTTGTTGAGGATAGGTTGCTTTTCCGGTGTAAGCACGAATTTTTATCACCGCATCTGGATTCTTCTCAAGCTTTTTAGCATTCCGTACGTCCTGACGTTGATAGAAAGCGACTTCTTTTGCTTTTTCCTTGTAATGGTCATCGGCAAGACTTTTAGTTTCTTCCCAAACAGCCACAGGCCCAGGAATAGCACCCAAACTGGTGTGTATCTTTGACGCGCCCCAGCCCCAAAAACCGACAAAAATCAGCATCGCGAGTACCGGCACGCCGATGACCTTTAATATTTCTTTAAATTGTTCGGCTGGGTTTTCGCCAGCTAATAAGTTAACGATCGGGATAAACCAAGTAAAACCAATTAACTCAAGGACGTTATTGATTTTTACTGATACTTTAACGCCATCATTAGCGACTTTTTCAGCGGTGCTTGCTGCTGTTGGTTTGACTATCTCATCACTTATTTCAGCTGTAGATTTATTGTCCATATTTCCTTCTTTATTTGCTGTATTGGCAGACATTTTAAAAACCTCTTTTTAATATCAATGGACACTCGCGTCATCACGAGTGTCCACTCATTCTTTATTTACGTTACTTACTTAACAATATCGTTGGCTTTAAGGCCGATTGTGAATTTTTCTAAATAAGCATTAGGTGTGCGCCCATCGTAGGTAATATCATCGATAAAGTGTTTTTGTGGTGCGCGATAGCCGTCTGTATCCCAAGGCATGTCTTCCTTAGAAATTTTGCCTTCTTCGAGTAACTCTTTAGCGGCTGCTAAATAAATATCAGGACGGTATACTTTCTTAGCAATCTCATGGAACCATTCATCAGATTTCTCGTCGGTGATTTGTCCCCAACGACGCATTTGCGTTAAGTACCAAATAGCATCTGAATAGTAAGGGTACGTTGCGTAGTAGCGGTAAAATACGTTGAAGTCTGGTAACTCTCTTTTGTCACCCTTTTCGTATTCAAATGTACCTGTCATGCTGTTTGCAATAACATCGTAATCAGCACCAACGTATTCTGATTGAGAAAGAATTTCTACTGCTTCTGGGCGATTAGCATCGTTATTGTCATCAAGCCATTTAGCAGCACGAATCAATGCTTTAAGAACCGCTATATGTGTATTTGGGTTGGCTTTAGCCCATGCTGCGCTCACGCCAAATACTTTTTCTGGGTTGTTCTTCCAAATTTCGTAATCGGTGACCACTGGCACCCCAATGCCTTTAATCACTGCTTGCTGGTTCCAAGGTTCGCCTACGCAATAACCAAAGATAGTACCCGCCTCAAGCGTTGAAGGCATTTGAGGTGGCGGGGTTACAGACAATAATGCGTCTGCATCAATTTGCCCGGTGATATCAGTTTTAGAGTAATACCCTGGGTGAATACCACCTGCTGCCAACCAATAACGTAACTCGTAGTTATGGGTAGAAACTGGGAATACCATCCCCATTTTAAATTGTTTACCCTCATCTTTGAATCGATCAACGACTGGCTTTAAGGCATCCGCTTTAATCGGGTGAACCGGTCTGCCATCAGCCATTTTAGGGATATTTGGCTTCATCTCAGCCCATACATCGTTAGAAACGGTAATAGCGTTACCGTTTAAATCCATACTGAAGGCGGTAATAATATCTGCTTTTGTGCCGAAACCTATGGTTGCACCTAAGGGTTGACCGGCTAACATATGTGCACCGTCTAACTCACCATCAATCACGCGATCTAATAGCACCTTCCAGTTGGCTTGCGGCTCGATGGTGACATAAAGGCCTTCGTCTTCAAAAAAACCTTTTTCGTATGCAACAGCCAGTGGTGCCATGTCGGTTAATTTAATAAAGCCGAATTTCAATTCATCTTTTTCAAGCTCCCCTGCTGCGTAAGCCGTCGATATACCACCGGCGACTGTTAAGGCCAA encodes the following:
- a CDS encoding transposase domain-containing protein, whose product is MNEWYSASLLAGLPGMSQNKRVIIKKATKEGWESRPRKAQGGGKEYFLGSLPIQTQAALVGMHGSEQSSQTSDAASDKKSAASLTPFNYDSDTLWSRYDKKPASQKDEANRRFTLLQSVLTLTKNKVSLVAAMKAVGEQNNVSWRTIQGWYHGKNGKPGIKHYNASDWLPALCPEHVGRTSKASCDERAWEFIKADYLRPEKPTASACFWRLKRAAEEHVWAIPAQRTLERRLNDIPRTIRVLKREGESALVALYPAQERTVKDIHALQWINGDGYQHNVFVKWPGEDKPVRPKTWFWQDIHSRKILAYRVDLSENTDSIRLSFGDLVDNYGIPEHVVIDNTRAAANKWMTGGVKNRYRFKVKEDDPLGLFPTLGITIHWTSVIAGKGHGQAKPIERSFGVGGIGEYVDKHPKFAGAYTGENPMVKPENYGKTAVPVETFLTTLQEEITAWNSRQKRRTEMCAGIKSYDQAFNDSYETSIVQKANPEQRRLWMLTAEAIRVKKDGSFTLDAGSAKGISKNRYSALELLEYVGHKIVVRFDPQDLHGIVYAYTLDNRFIGHAACISTTGFGDTEAARSFNRQRERFVKASKLAAKAETQMNIIDVADRLPVIEQTKTPAATVVRPLRPDLKLGRPVPEPQLSNQDEADILDFQKSFETKEVDVREDGPHERYERWALLNNQRSASEQLNEKDEKFWRVYPKGDEYRSMRDFYADFEGVMDLDA
- a CDS encoding ABC transporter permease, giving the protein MSANTANKEGNMDNKSTAEISDEIVKPTAASTAEKVANDGVKVSVKINNVLELIGFTWFIPIVNLLAGENPAEQFKEILKVIGVPVLAMLIFVGFWGWGASKIHTSLGAIPGPVAVWEETKSLADDHYKEKAKEVAFYQRQDVRNAKKLEKNPDAVIKIRAYTGKATYPQQIVTSLVTVFAGFVLASIVAIPLGVICGLSPAFNSAINPIIQIFKPVSPLAWLPIVTLIVSALYTSGDDASFSKSFLVSAITVTLCSLWPTLINTAVGVATIDKDLMNVSKVLQLGWWKTVTKIVLPSSLPMIFTGLRLSLGVGWMVLIAAEMLAQNPGLGKFVWDEFQNGSQHSLGKIMVAVFTIGIIGFMLDRIMLTLQKYFSYGDAM
- a CDS encoding DNA-binding protein, translated to MMNEWYSASFLEGMKGMSISRRVIFDRAKKEGWKSRPRKARGGGSEYHISSLPRVTVNQLHKIHLANKKVDLKHVKQCPLLPLRLFVNRVKSWLFNIRIVGRGKL
- a CDS encoding nitrate ABC transporter ATP-binding protein (This model describes the ATP binding subunits of ATP-binding cassette (ABC) transporters for nitrate transport, or for bicarbonate transport, in bacteria and archaea.), whose product is MSFLSLKNISKSYGTGNNKSEVLSNINLEIGKGEFVAIVGFSGSGKTTLISTIAGLIAPDEGEIIMGGNLVTGPSSERGVVFQSYSLMPWLTVFGNVALAVDSAFKTLSAVERQERIEKYIDMVGLSHATHRHPSELSGGMRQRVNVARALAASPDVLLLDEPLSALDALTRANLQDEIIRIWEQEKKTVVLITNDVDEGLIMADRVIPLNPGPNATFGPEFIVDLPRPRDRTAMNHDEKFKALRSDITQYLMNVGMNDSSASKGNVYQLPNVQPNTANDYGLIEDAQPRVLKSYQEGVGDKKYLEYFNLTKVYPTPNGPLTVVDGFNINIKKGEFVSIIGHSGCGKSTVLSMTAGLTDISDGGIVLDKKEVDAAGPDRAVVFQAPSLFPWLSAKENVALGVERVYPHGSKAERNDIVEYYLSKVGLGDSFNKKAAELSNGMKQRVGIARAFALSPKLLLLDEPFGMLDALTRWELQEVLMEVWTRTKVTAIMVTHDVDEAILLADRVVMMTNGPNAKVGKVMNVDLPRPRTRKELVAHPDYYKYREELLTFLADCDKH
- a CDS encoding helix-turn-helix transcriptional regulator → MKEEDKYVGHRFLLQRKQLKLTQPEVGELCGVTGKTIGFWEKGSPIPSNQLTVLFENDFDIYFILTGGELQSELMIYPETDEVTNKPLDSISCDNSHPDNSSFTKSDASPLEASPTGAIKEELVKPSENLSIDELAELGKRFFDAWSNVFHTHGTEMQSAIMSALKGAEIAHMMVSEQFKEEKKPHKKRKATSTLTDESKKE
- a CDS encoding CmpA/NrtA family ABC transporter substrate-binding protein, yielding MNSYKKKFINKEMGALFKSCMVGLALTVAGGISTAYAAGELEKDELKFGFIKLTDMAPLAVAYEKGFFEDEGLYVTIEPQANWKVLLDRVIDGELDGAHMLAGQPLGATIGFGTKADIITAFSMDLNGNAITVSNDVWAEMKPNIPKMADGRPVHPIKADALKPVVDRFKDEGKQFKMGMVFPVSTHNYELRYWLAAGGIHPGYYSKTDITGQIDADALLSVTPPPQMPSTLEAGTIFGYCVGEPWNQQAVIKGIGVPVVTDYEIWKNNPEKVFGVSAAWAKANPNTHIAVLKALIRAAKWLDDNNDANRPEAVEILSQSEYVGADYDVIANSMTGTFEYEKGDKRELPDFNVFYRYYATYPYYSDAIWYLTQMRRWGQITDEKSDEWFHEIAKKVYRPDIYLAAAKELLEEGKISKEDMPWDTDGYRAPQKHFIDDITYDGRTPNAYLEKFTIGLKANDIVK